One region of Neisseria mucosa genomic DNA includes:
- a CDS encoding glutamyl-tRNA amidotransferase, whose amino-acid sequence MQNLTVVRHRRSKHMNRFKQTEGSEYFFEKFGMPFASMPVSAETLAKYRGKLPDRLLEYWQEFGFCGFKDGIFWLTNPEDYEDILTEWLPEDELKKKKHYVIARSGFGDLFVWNSELGDEYKIIGLWGWIFKSDPDFSDWIRDGRADEVIDIFISINKYEELDTQDNDGNPLFQRCVELWGPLAENEMFTFAPYPFISDSMTLDAIRKADLFINFDIVRQMKEPEILTTRDLLRKGWGI is encoded by the coding sequence ATGCAGAATTTAACCGTTGTCCGACATAGAAGGAGTAAACATATGAATCGATTCAAACAAACTGAAGGATCAGAATATTTTTTTGAAAAATTTGGAATGCCATTTGCTTCCATGCCGGTTTCAGCTGAAACCTTGGCCAAATATCGCGGTAAATTACCTGACCGTTTACTGGAATATTGGCAGGAATTTGGTTTCTGCGGATTTAAGGACGGAATATTTTGGCTGACCAATCCGGAAGACTACGAGGACATTCTGACAGAATGGTTACCGGAAGATGAGTTGAAAAAGAAAAAACATTATGTGATTGCCCGTTCAGGATTTGGGGATCTGTTTGTGTGGAATAGCGAATTGGGGGATGAATATAAGATTATTGGGTTGTGGGGATGGATATTTAAAAGTGATCCTGATTTCAGCGATTGGATTCGGGACGGAAGAGCTGATGAGGTTATTGATATTTTTATAAGCATAAATAAATACGAAGAGTTGGATACGCAAGACAATGATGGTAATCCGCTCTTTCAACGCTGTGTCGAATTATGGGGTCCGCTGGCAGAAAATGAGATGTTCACCTTTGCGCCGTATCCTTTTATCAGCGACAGTATGACGCTGGATGCAATTCGTAAGGCAGATTTATTCATTAATTTTGACATTGTACGGCAAATGAAAGAACCGGAGATTTTAACAACAAGGGATTTGTTGAGAAAGGGCTGGGGGATATAA